In Corvus moneduloides isolate bCorMon1 chromosome 3, bCorMon1.pri, whole genome shotgun sequence, one DNA window encodes the following:
- the TFB1M gene encoding dimethyladenosine transferase 1, mitochondrial — MAAPGKVAAFRLPPLPTIGEIIKLFRLKALKQLSQNFLLDLRLTDKIVKQAGELKNAHVCEVGPGPGGITRSILSAGVEQLLLIEKDARFIPGLQMLSEAAPGKVRIVHGDILTYKMEKAFPKHLKKDWEDEPPDIHIIGNLPFSVSTPLIIKWLESVSKRDGPFTYGRTQMTLTFQKEVGERLTANPGSNQRSRLSIMAQHLCTVENCFIIPGQAFVPKPEVDVSVVHFTPLVQPKIQQPFELVEKVVRSVFQFRRKYCFRGIETLFPENGRLKRTEQLMMTANVDPTLRPFQLSMSQFRNLCNAYRKMCDEDPSLFVFNYREELRQKKMTETLLGSTGQPEQTEEQNQL; from the exons ATGGCTGCGCCAGGAAAGGTGGCAGCTTTCCGTCTGCCTCCCCTGCCAACTATTGGAGAAATTATTAAACTCTTTCGCCTTAAAGCACTGAAACAACTTTCCCAGAACTTTCTACTGGATTTGCGATTGACag ACAAGATCGTGAAACAGGCTGGCGAGCTGAAAAATGCCCATGTTTGTGAAGTGGGCCCTGGGCCAGGAGGAATTACCAGATCCATTCTCAGTGCTGGTGTTGAACAACTccttttaattgaaaaagaTGCTCGATTTATTCCAGGATTGCAG ATGCTATCTGAAGCAGCTCCAGGCAAAGTGCGCATCGTTCATGGAGATATCCTGACCTATAAGATGGAGAAAGCTTTtccaaagcacttaaaaaagGACTGGGAGGATG AACCACCAGATATACATATCATTGGAAATCTGCCCTTCAGTGTTTCAACTCCTCTAATCATCAAATGGCTTGAGAGCGTTTCGAAAAGGGATGGACCTTTTACTTACGGCAGGACACAGATGACACTGACTTTTCAAAAGGAAGTTGGGGAG AGACTTACAGCTAATCCAGGAAGTAACCAACGTAGCAGACTGTCCATCATGGCTCAGCATCTCTGCACTGTGGAAAACTGTTTCATAATTCCAGGTCAAGCCTTTGTTCCAAAGCCAGAG GTGGATGTGAGTGTGGTGCATTTTACTCCATTGGTGCAACCAAAGATACAGCAGCCATTTGAGCTGGTAGAAAAAGTGGTTCGAAGTGTTTTTCagttcagaagaaaatactgcttCCGTGGAATTGA GACCTTGTTTCCTGAAAATGGACGCttgaaaagaacagaacagCTGATGATGACAGCAAATGTTGATCCAACTCTGCGTCCTTTTCAGCTCTCCATGTCACAGTTTAGAAACCTGTGCAATGCATACAGGAAAATGTGTGATGAAGACCCAAGCCTTTTTGTGTTCAACTACAGAGAAGAACTAAGGCAAAAGAAGATGACAGAAACTTTACTTGGAAGTACTGGTCAGCCTGAACAGACTGAAGAGCAAAATCAGCTGTAA
- the CLDN20 gene encoding claudin-20 produces the protein MASASLQFFAFILALFGVFGDIAATLLPHWKVNADVGSNIITAITQMQGLWMDCTWYSTGMFSCTLKYSILSLPVYIQAARTTMVLSCILSAFGICITTVGMKCTKLGGDTDSKNHACFAGGVCFILAGIFGLVPTCWYTREIISNFLDQTIPESSKHEPGGAVYTGFISAGFLLIAGVIFCSSCFKRQHGAWTYPPKQHHFPSTVQESNAGYNLKDYV, from the coding sequence ATGGCATCAGCAAGCCTGcagttctttgcttttattctggctttgtttggtgtttttggAGATATCGCAGCCACCCTGCTACCACACTGGAAGGTAAATGCAGACGTTGGCTCAAATATCATAACAGCTATAACACAGATGCAAGGACTTTGGATGGACTGCACGTGGTACAGCACTGGGATGTTCAGCTGTACCCTGAAATACTCcattctctctctccctgtctaCATCCAGGCTGCACGGACCACCATGGTACTGTCCTGTATCCTATCAGCCTTTGGAATCTGCATCACTACGGTCGGAATGAAATGCACAAAATTGGGAGGGGACACTGACAGCAAAAATCATGCCTGTTTTGCTGGAGGGGTCTGCTTCATTCTTGCAGGAATCTTTGGATTAGTACCAACATGCTGGTATacaagagaaattatttcaaattttctggACCAGACCATTCCAGAGAGTAGTAAACACGAACCAGGAGGAGCAGTTTATACAGGATTCATCTCAGCAGGGTTTCTGCTTATCGCAGGTGTGATCTTCTGCTCTTCCTGTTTCAAAAGGCAGCACGGAGCATGGACTTACCCTCCAAAGCAGCACCATTTCCCATCCACAGTGCAGGAGAGCAATGCAGGTTACAACCTGAAGGACTATGTATAA